The genomic segment TATGGTAAAGTGTATAGTAACTATAGAGTCAAGCGGAAAGGATGATAAAAATGATACCGCTTTTATCCATTGGTGAAATGGCGAAAAAAAGCCAACTTTCTATACAGCGACTGCGCTATTACGACAAAATCGGGCTGTTGGTCCCAGCATTTACTGATCCTACTTCTGGGTATCGCTATTATGAAGCGGCTCAGGAGGAACAACTGAACTTTATCCAAGCCCTTCAATATATGGGATTTTCTCTGCAAGCAATCAAGCAATATCTAAGTCAAAATACTTCTGAAAGCTTACCTGAACTACTTATTAAATATCAACAAAAACTAACAGAAGACGAAGCTCGAATTGCTCGAAAAAAATGGCTAATTAATCGCTATCAAGGTCTTCTAAAGCGTAATCCTGAAAATACAGAAGCAGTGAAAACCACTCGACTTTTACTAACTGAACCTTTGCAAACAACTATACATTCAACTGTTTTAAATGACCCACTATTTCAGCAAGAAGTTCAAGAGCTGATAAACCGGCTCGGTCTGTCAAAGAGCTATCTCCAGTTCCCTGGTTACTTGATACTGGACGACCAAGCTTTTCTATTTATTGAGCTTGATCATTCGGTTAGCACACCTGGAGAACGTTCTTTGCTAGCAAGTAAACGCCATCCTTTTTGCAAGCCGCAAAACTGGGATTTAAAAACCGCGAGCGAAAATTACTTGTTGCAGGAAACTGTCGCATGGATAGACGGAGAATTAGTTCACGGCTATTCTTATGAAACAAATTTATATTTTGAGTGACTTTTTCTGAGGAATGGTTATAATAGAAAGAAATAAAGTGGAGGTGAGTGCCGTGGAGATCAAACAAATCAAGGCAAAAGACACTCAAGACATTAGACACCGGGTTCTTCGCCCAGAACAGCCTGAAAGTAATGCAATTTATCCAAACGATGATTTAGAAGGCACTCTTCATTTAGGGGCTTTTGAAAATGATGTTTTAATTGGAGTTGCGAGTTTTTATCCAGAAAAATCAGCAATCATCATGGTAGCGGATCAGTACCGAATCCGCGGCGTGGCGGCAGAACGTGGCATGCGCTTGAAAGGTGTAGGCTCGGCGTTACTTGCAACTGGTGAAACAGAAATTTGGAACCGTGGCGCTGAGATTATTTGGTGTAACGCACGGATTGTCGCAGTCGGTTTTTATGAAAAACATGGTTATCGTAGAGTCGGCAAATCATTTGTCATTCCTGGAATCGGCGAGCATTATTTAATGACGAAAGAAAGTCCGATTGGATCATAAAAAGGAGATAAGATAGTATTGATAATAAACGGAATAGGGCTTTTTATATTATTCTTACCTCCTCTTGATTAGAGATGTTTTTAATACATTACGGTGGTGTATTATTCTTATATACGTTGTGGTTGAGCCATTTAACAACAACCGATAATTTATGTTAGGAGATGTTAATATCTACAAAGAACTTCTACAAGAAAACTTTAATATCGAAGTAAAATCCATTAAGGTACTAGCAGACCATATGGAATCAAAAGCATATTTAGTAGAGGCACAGACCGGAAAATATATTTTAAAAGAAGTAAAATCTGATTTTTTAAGCCATCCTGAAAACGAGGGAGCCTTATTAGAATACCTTTATAGCAATGGAATCAATGTTGCAAGAATAATTCGAACTAAATATAATGAATATCTTTTTAGTAATAGCGAACGCCAATTTCATTTACAGGAATTTATTGATGGTGATATAATTTCTCTAAACACTGCTTCAGATTGGTATCTAAAAAAGTCAGCACAAACGCTGGGTGAGATCCAAAGCATATTAAAAGGGTATAAAAAACTGCCAGTATTATTTGATAAGGATTTTTTAAGTAAAACTACTGTTATGAATGTTAAACAATCAATACTAGATGGTATTAAACATGCTGAAAAAGAAAATAAAACTTCTCTAATTATTAGATTGAACGAACGACTAAAACATGTTGAAAGAATTGCTTGTTTTGAGTTTGACCTAAATAAATTAACATACTCCAATTCTCATGGAGACTATTATGTAAATCAAGTCATCAAACGCAATAAGGAATTAATAACAATTGACTGGACAGGTGCATGTTTCCTCCCAGCCTGCTTCGAAGTATTAATGTCTTATACTTATGCTGAACCTTCATGTAAGAATGGCACGATTAATATTGAAAGATTTAAAACTTATTTAAACGAGTACTTAAAGTATTTTTCATTATCCAGCTACGATTTAAAAATAATGCCATACTTTTATTATTATCAATTATGTACTTGTAACTTCATCCCACCATATGATGAGTTGCCCAATGATTATCAGCAAATTGCTAAGCTTTGTGATAATCTTATGGACTGGCTATATATAAATGTTGACAATTTGTCGAATGATTTGTTAGCATTATAAACAAAAATAACTATCTAAACCAATTTTGTCCAAAGGTTAGATAGTTATTTTAGTTTTAATACGATAGCTAACGTCTTTTTTGATATTATTGAAACTCAAAGCCAACTATAATGCTTTCTTTTATAATTTCGAATAAGGTTGCGAATGAAGCATCCATGAAATTCCATATGCATCTACGAATTGTCCCATTTTTCCGCCCCAGAATTGTTCTGCGTATGGTAAAGTAATGGTTACTTTTCCAGATGAACTCACCTTTTCATAAAAAGCTTCTGCCTCCGCTACGGCCACCGGATCTTCATTATCTAAGTCTAGCATAATAGAAATCTGATTTGTCGCTGAAACTGGTTTTCCAAATGAATCTGAGCAAAATAAATTAGCACCAAGTACAGTAAATCCGCCATGAACTGTGGTGTTTTCAAGGTCATCTTTCGGAATGCCAAACATCTCACTTTGTTCTTCACCAACAGGTAAGCGTGTGATATTCGTCGCTCCAAATACTTCTTCATAATAACCTAAAGCCTCTTTTGCATTATCAAAAGCCAAATACGGGTACAACTTTGCCATAAAAAATCACTCCTTCATTTTTCCCAAGCACAAATAATTAAAATACCTTGGATTAAACTAGTTCAGGGTTTTTGAATATCCGACGCCAAGTTTTACTCATAATTATAACACATACTGTAAATGCACCCAAATCTGCAAGCGGGAAGGCGTACCAAATCCCGTTCAAACCAAAGAAGTGCGGTAAAATGAGTAGTAGCGGCACTAAACAGATAATCTGACGCATTAACGAAATAATAAATGAAATCCGCGCTCGACCAAGTGCTTGATATAGCCCGCCACAGACAATTTGGAACCCGATTGTTGGTGCAGCTAAAAGCATAAATCTAACCGCAGTCGTTCCTTCAGCAATCAGTTCTGGGTCGTTTGAGAAAATCCGGACAAGCATTCCTGGGAAAATTTCGACCAAGCCCCAAGCAATCAAAGACATTACTGTTGCTGCAAACATGGAAACTTTAACAGCTTTCATTACGCGTTCAAATTGTCTCGATCCATAGTTGAAACCGACAATCGGCTGCATCCCTTGTGTTACCCCGTTTATCGGCATAATCACGAATGAAGCAATCCGGTTGGCAATTCCATAAACCGCAATAGCAAGCGTGCCACCATAAATATTAAGCATCCAGTTTACCGCGATTGTAACGATACTCCCTGCTGACATCATAATAAATGACGGGAACCCAATCGCCATAATCCGACGAATCAGCGGGAAATCCATCCGAAAAGTTATCCCCTTTAGAGATAAAGTACTTTTCCCTGATAAAAAGTAAATTAAGAGCCAAACTGCCCCAACTGCCTGTGCAATTACCGTTGCAAGCGCTGAACCACGAACGCCCATACCAAATCCCATAATAAAAATCGGATTTAAAATCATATTCAAAATAGCAGAAATCACCATCGTTAACATCGCCGTTCTCGCATTACCTTCCGAGCGAACGATATTATTCATCGCCATTGCGAAAGTCTGGAATACAGCTCCAAGCAAAATAACTGACAAGAAATCCTTGGCAATATCGTGAATATCCGCTGGCGCACCAAAAAGTGTAATCAGTGGATCTAAGAAAACAAATGTAATAATAGCAATAAAAATACTAGATAATACAACTAACCAAATAACTTGGTGAAATACTTTATTCGCCTGACCTTGTTCCCCTGCACCAAGCGAACGAGAAATAATCGAGGCACCACCAATTCCAAACATTGCGGCCATCGCCATCAATATCATTTGAACTGGAAATGCAATCGAAAGTGCTGCAACACCAGATGGCCCAACCCCATAAGATACAAAAATCGTATCAACAATATTATACATTCCCATAACAAACATTCCGATAAACGCCGGAACTGAGAGTCGTGCCATGAGTGATGGAATGCTATCTTCGCCTAATCGTTTACTTTGTTCTTTCATGCCATATCTCCTCCTTCAACTGCAATAATCGCATTATCTGACAATCTTCCAAGCAACTGAAACAAGCTATCTTGCTCAGCTTCACTAAAACCAGCTGTTAACATCGTAGACCAATCAGCTGTCGTTTCTTCAATTAATTCGCGCATCATAAAGCCTTTTTCCGTAACAAAAATACGCTGAATTCGCCGATCTTTTACATCTATTTCCCGCCGAATCATTCCTAGTTCTTCTAATCGTTTAATATGCCTCGTTACACTAGCTTTATCCACCATAAAACGCTTAGCCATTGATTCTTGAGAGATACCATCTTCTTTATAAAGCGTCCATAAATAACGTAATTGACCTATATTAAGACCCGTTTTAAGTAATTTTTTGTTTTTAAAAGTACTTTCAGAACGATGAATAATCGCGATGGCTTTTGCTAAACTTTCTTGTCTATCTGCCATACCCACTTCTCCTCATAAAAAAATCCGCCACATAATTAGTTGCGGCGTCAACCATTAATTAGTATACCAATAATTTAGTTGACTATGCAACCTTTTATTTCCCGGGTAATAATTTGACTTCCTATCTTTCTTTTGTAAAAATAAAGGTTAGAGAAGGGGTGCTATCCGCCGTGCATATTAAAATATTAAAAAATAGATATCCCAATATAGTCGTTTCAAAAAATCCGATTAAACCAACTGCTCAAGTGATTTCTTTTTTTGAAGAACCATATTATTTTACGATTCCTAAAAACAATCTTTCGGAAGAAGAAACAACCTTATTAAAAACATTATTTCCCGAGCCATTGCCAAAATTTCATAAAGAATCCACGCAATTTTGGTTCGATTTACTATTTGGCAATGGGGAACTTTCTATTCCAAACGAAAATGACGCTTATAGAATAACGCAATTTCACCTTAGGACTGACGCCACTAAAAGCATGCTACAAGAATGGCAAAAAGCTTTACTTAGTTTCTTTAGTCCGGAAGCTGAATTAGTTATGTTTTCGAGTCACTACGGTGTGATTGTTGAAAAATCTGCTAGCTCTCTTATCGGTGAGGAAGAACTGGAAGCTGTTGCTAGTACTCTTGAAAATGATTTTTATATTCAAGCCACTTTTTTCATGGGGCTATTCCACCCGTTAAATATGCACCTTCGTGATTTGTTCGCGGAAGAACGAGCAATTTTCAATTATAAAAACCGCTCGATTGTTCAAACCGTTGCCTCTGAAAGTTTAAAAGTAATCGCCCTAAGAATGAAAGAAAGTTTAATTACTAATGAACTTAAAAACTTTTTTAATCAGGATGACACATGGATTCCACTGATTCATACGTTATTTAAGAATCAAGGAAATATTAGTCTAACTGCCAAAGA from the Listeria seeligeri serovar 1/2b str. SLCC3954 genome contains:
- a CDS encoding MerR family transcriptional regulator, with the translated sequence MIPLLSIGEMAKKSQLSIQRLRYYDKIGLLVPAFTDPTSGYRYYEAAQEEQLNFIQALQYMGFSLQAIKQYLSQNTSESLPELLIKYQQKLTEDEARIARKKWLINRYQGLLKRNPENTEAVKTTRLLLTEPLQTTIHSTVLNDPLFQQEVQELINRLGLSKSYLQFPGYLILDDQAFLFIELDHSVSTPGERSLLASKRHPFCKPQNWDLKTASENYLLQETVAWIDGELVHGYSYETNLYFE
- a CDS encoding GNAT family N-acetyltransferase, with the protein product MEIKQIKAKDTQDIRHRVLRPEQPESNAIYPNDDLEGTLHLGAFENDVLIGVASFYPEKSAIIMVADQYRIRGVAAERGMRLKGVGSALLATGETEIWNRGAEIIWCNARIVAVGFYEKHGYRRVGKSFVIPGIGEHYLMTKESPIGS
- a CDS encoding phosphotransferase; translation: MLGDVNIYKELLQENFNIEVKSIKVLADHMESKAYLVEAQTGKYILKEVKSDFLSHPENEGALLEYLYSNGINVARIIRTKYNEYLFSNSERQFHLQEFIDGDIISLNTASDWYLKKSAQTLGEIQSILKGYKKLPVLFDKDFLSKTTVMNVKQSILDGIKHAEKENKTSLIIRLNERLKHVERIACFEFDLNKLTYSNSHGDYYVNQVIKRNKELITIDWTGACFLPACFEVLMSYTYAEPSCKNGTINIERFKTYLNEYLKYFSLSSYDLKIMPYFYYYQLCTCNFIPPYDELPNDYQQIAKLCDNLMDWLYINVDNLSNDLLAL
- a CDS encoding VOC family protein — protein: MAKLYPYLAFDNAKEALGYYEEVFGATNITRLPVGEEQSEMFGIPKDDLENTTVHGGFTVLGANLFCSDSFGKPVSATNQISIMLDLDNEDPVAVAEAEAFYEKVSSSGKVTITLPYAEQFWGGKMGQFVDAYGISWMLHSQPYSKL
- a CDS encoding MATE family efflux transporter; this encodes MKEQSKRLGEDSIPSLMARLSVPAFIGMFVMGMYNIVDTIFVSYGVGPSGVAALSIAFPVQMILMAMAAMFGIGGASIISRSLGAGEQGQANKVFHQVIWLVVLSSIFIAIITFVFLDPLITLFGAPADIHDIAKDFLSVILLGAVFQTFAMAMNNIVRSEGNARTAMLTMVISAILNMILNPIFIMGFGMGVRGSALATVIAQAVGAVWLLIYFLSGKSTLSLKGITFRMDFPLIRRIMAIGFPSFIMMSAGSIVTIAVNWMLNIYGGTLAIAVYGIANRIASFVIMPINGVTQGMQPIVGFNYGSRQFERVMKAVKVSMFAATVMSLIAWGLVEIFPGMLVRIFSNDPELIAEGTTAVRFMLLAAPTIGFQIVCGGLYQALGRARISFIISLMRQIICLVPLLLILPHFFGLNGIWYAFPLADLGAFTVCVIIMSKTWRRIFKNPELV
- a CDS encoding MarR family winged helix-turn-helix transcriptional regulator → MADRQESLAKAIAIIHRSESTFKNKKLLKTGLNIGQLRYLWTLYKEDGISQESMAKRFMVDKASVTRHIKRLEELGMIRREIDVKDRRIQRIFVTEKGFMMRELIEETTADWSTMLTAGFSEAEQDSLFQLLGRLSDNAIIAVEGGDMA
- a CDS encoding PucR family transcriptional regulator; amino-acid sequence: MHIKILKNRYPNIVVSKNPIKPTAQVISFFEEPYYFTIPKNNLSEEETTLLKTLFPEPLPKFHKESTQFWFDLLFGNGELSIPNENDAYRITQFHLRTDATKSMLQEWQKALLSFFSPEAELVMFSSHYGVIVEKSASSLIGEEELEAVASTLENDFYIQATFFMGLFHPLNMHLRDLFAEERAIFNYKNRSIVQTVASESLKVIALRMKESLITNELKNFFNQDDTWIPLIHTLFKNQGNISLTAKELFMHRNTIQYRLDKFHEQTNLSLRKMDGLLLAYLATLQVNTKNSDQD